One Gemmatimonadales bacterium DNA window includes the following coding sequences:
- the glgP gene encoding alpha-glucan family phosphorylase: MRRSAITPPYLPERIDALHDIASNVSWSWSRDARALFRLLDRPLWHLTRHNPLEQLRRVDPKRLAACARDIKFLQVYDRVISEYRSNEDNRGTWFAQSYPDLQGRTVAYFCAEFGLHNSVPIYSGGLGVLAGDHCKAASDLGVPLVAVGLLYTQGYFNQRIRLDGWQEDTDERFDPRMGPLEPLTGPKGEPWLAVVRAFGRPVHVGAWRMKVGRVSVYLMDTDLEENDPADRSLAGRLYAGGPEQRLKQEWVLGIAGVRVLRAVGIDPGVWHANEGHASFMLVERLRELMVKGTPFDEAMRQVRATSLFTTHTPVPAGHDIFSHDLVERCTGPVWEEFGVTRDAFLHLGYHPTRDHGQFHMAVLAERLCSRINGVAKRHGEESRRIWHDLWPGRKAAQVPIGHVTNGVHLATWMSHRMMALMDNHLGADWGNRLDDPALWAQVLTIDDQVLWFVHCELKGILMAFIREQARRRWSDEWKEAAHVVGAGTLLDPDALTIGFGRRFAAYKRSTLIFRDIERLRKLLINPWRPVQIVFSGKAHPADEDGKKMLQEVYQFSRDPRLEGRVAFLEDYELHLAHRMVQGVDLWLNLPRPPLEACGTSGMKAAVNGVPQLSTLDGWWFEAYDGLNGWAIKPAPEGGDGDDWDAEQLYSLLEDEVVPLFYDRDAHGVPSGWVDKMKHALRTVGEHYTARRMVQQYVQAYYAPALRSEVAAGDDPPSA, from the coding sequence AGCTGGAGTCGCGACGCCCGCGCGCTGTTCCGCCTGCTCGACCGGCCGCTGTGGCACCTGACGCGGCACAACCCGCTCGAGCAGCTCCGCCGGGTGGACCCCAAGCGGCTCGCCGCCTGCGCACGCGACATCAAGTTCCTCCAGGTCTACGACCGGGTCATCAGCGAATACCGGTCGAACGAGGACAACCGCGGCACCTGGTTCGCGCAGTCGTATCCCGATCTTCAGGGGCGCACGGTGGCGTACTTCTGCGCCGAGTTCGGCCTCCACAACTCGGTGCCGATCTACTCCGGCGGCCTCGGTGTCCTGGCCGGCGATCACTGCAAGGCCGCGTCGGACCTCGGCGTGCCGCTGGTGGCGGTGGGCCTGCTGTACACCCAGGGCTACTTCAACCAGCGCATCCGGCTCGACGGCTGGCAGGAGGATACGGACGAGCGGTTCGACCCCCGGATGGGGCCCCTCGAGCCACTCACCGGTCCCAAGGGCGAGCCGTGGCTCGCCGTGGTGCGCGCGTTCGGCCGTCCGGTACACGTCGGCGCCTGGAGGATGAAGGTCGGGCGCGTGTCCGTGTATCTGATGGACACGGACCTGGAGGAGAACGACCCCGCCGACCGCTCGCTCGCCGGCCGGCTGTACGCCGGCGGTCCGGAGCAGCGGCTGAAGCAGGAGTGGGTCCTCGGCATCGCCGGCGTCCGGGTGCTGCGCGCGGTGGGCATCGATCCGGGGGTCTGGCACGCCAACGAGGGCCACGCCTCGTTCATGCTGGTCGAGCGGCTTCGCGAGCTCATGGTCAAGGGCACGCCGTTCGACGAGGCCATGCGGCAGGTGCGCGCCACGTCGCTGTTCACCACCCACACCCCGGTCCCTGCGGGACACGACATCTTCTCGCACGACCTGGTCGAGCGGTGCACGGGCCCCGTGTGGGAGGAGTTCGGCGTGACCCGCGACGCCTTCCTCCACCTGGGCTACCACCCCACGCGGGACCACGGCCAGTTCCACATGGCGGTGCTGGCCGAGCGGCTGTGCAGCCGGATCAACGGCGTCGCGAAGCGGCACGGCGAGGAGTCGCGCCGCATCTGGCACGACCTGTGGCCGGGCCGCAAGGCGGCGCAGGTCCCGATCGGGCACGTCACCAACGGCGTGCACCTCGCGACCTGGATGTCGCACCGGATGATGGCCCTGATGGACAATCACCTCGGGGCCGACTGGGGCAACCGTCTCGACGACCCGGCGCTGTGGGCGCAGGTCCTGACCATCGACGATCAGGTGCTGTGGTTCGTGCACTGCGAGCTGAAGGGCATCCTGATGGCCTTCATCCGCGAGCAGGCGCGCCGGCGCTGGTCGGACGAGTGGAAGGAGGCGGCCCACGTGGTCGGCGCCGGCACGCTGCTGGATCCCGACGCCCTCACGATCGGGTTCGGCCGGCGGTTCGCCGCCTACAAGCGGTCCACGCTCATCTTCCGGGACATCGAGCGGCTGCGGAAGCTGCTGATCAACCCCTGGCGGCCGGTGCAGATCGTGTTCTCGGGCAAGGCGCACCCGGCGGACGAGGACGGCAAGAAGATGCTCCAGGAGGTGTACCAGTTCTCCCGCGACCCGCGCCTGGAGGGGCGGGTGGCGTTCCTGGAGGACTACGAGCTGCACCTGGCGCACCGGATGGTCCAGGGTGTCGATCTGTGGCTCAACCTTCCGCGGCCGCCGCTCGAGGCCTGCGGCACCAGCGGGATGAAGGCGGCGGTGAACGGGGTGCCGCAGCTCAGCACGCTCGACGGGTGGTGGTTCGAGGCGTACGACGGCCTGAACGGCTGGGCCATCAAGCCCGCTCCGGAAGGCGGCGACGGCGACGACTGGGACGCGGAGCAGCTGTACAGCCTGCTCGAGGACGAGGTGGTGCCGCTGTTCTACGATCGCGACGCCCACGGCGTGCCGAGCGGCTGGGTGGACAAGATGAAGCACGCCCTGCGCACGGTGGGCGAGCACTACACCGCCCGGCGGATGGTGCAGCAGTACGTGCAGGCCTACTACGCGCCGGCATTGCGGTCCGAGGTGGCGGCGGGTGACGATCCCCCGAGCGCCTGA